Below is a genomic region from Streptosporangium album.
GGCGTCATCTCCGCCCGCATGCCCGCCAAGCAGGTCATGGCCCGTGCCGAACGGGTCGTCACCCGCTACGCCGAACCTCTGTCGGCGCTCTGGATGCCCGGCAGCACGGCCGCCGCGAAACTGCTCGACATGGCCTGGCGCCGTCTCATCGCCTGCAGCGGTCACGACTCCATCACCGGTTGCGGCGCCGATGAGACCGCCCAGCAGGTCGCCGCCCGCATCGCCGAGGCCGAGCAGATCGGTCAGGCCGTCGTCGACATGGTCAGCGCCTCGCTCGCCGGGCGGGCCGCCCGCGACACCCTGGTGGTCGTCAACCCCTCGCCCTTCCCCCGCACCGCCCTGGTCCTGGCCGACCTGCCCGAGAGCCGGGCCGCCCTGTTCGCACCGGACGGCGGACAGGTGCCCTCACAGCGGCTGGAGCTGGCCCCCACCCTTCTCGACGAGACCGTCATGGACGACCTGACCCGGCTCCTCGGCCGGATCCACGAACGCGAGCTCTTCGGCCAGGAGATCCTCTCCTGGTCCGCCGCGGAGGACGTCTTCACCATCGTCGTCGGCCGTCACGCCACCACCGGCTACGACTACGCCGACCTCCGCTCGGCGGTCCTGGGGCACGCGGCCGCCCGCCCCGGCCCCTGGCGGGTGCGCACCTGCGCCGAACCCGTCGTCACCGTCGCCGCCCACGTCACCGTCGCGCCGCTCGGCCGCACCGTCCTGACCTCCGCACCCCCGTCCGCCAAGGCGCCGCACTCCCCCGGCTGGGCACGCCCCGACGCCGGCACGCTCGACAACGGCCTGCTCCGCGTCGCCGTCGCCGCCGACGGCACCCTGTCACTCTTCTCGGCCGGCGCCGAGGCCCACGGCGTGGGCCGCATCGTCGACGGAGGCGACGCGGGCGACACCTACAACCACGCCCCGCCCCGCGACGACGCCCTTGTCGACGCCCCCGTCCGGGTCGAGGTCGAGCACGTCTGCACCGGGCCGCTGGTGTCGGTGCTGGAGATCCGCCGCGAGTACGCCTGGCCGGCCGGGTCGACCCCGGACGCGCGCTCGGAAGCCGTCGAGCACGTCGCCGTCACCACCAGGGCCGAACTCCGGGCCGGCGAGCCCTACCTGCGGCTGGAGACGTCCTTCGACAACCGCTGCCGCGATCATCGGGTCCGCTGGCACGCGCCCCTGCCCCTCCCCGTGGCGGAGTCCTTCTCCGAGGGGCAGCTGGCGGTGGTGCGGCGCGGTCTGACCGGCGAGGGCGGCGGCGGCGAGCGTCCCCTGCCCACCTTCCCCGCCGAGGGCTTCGTCACCGCGGGCGGCCTGGCGGTCCTGCTGGACCAGGTGACCGAGTACGAGCTGACCGGTGGCGACCTGGCACTGACCCTGATCCGCTCGGTGGGGCTGCTGTCCAGCAACCGCAACGCCTACCGCGACGAGCCCGCCGGTCCCCAGCTGCCCACTCCCGCCGCCCAGTGCCCCGGGCCGGTCACGGTGCGCTTCGCCGTACTGCCCCACAGCGGCGCCTGGCACGAGGCGGGGCTGCCGCGCCTGGCCGAGGAGTATCGGCACGCGCTGCTGGCCGTACCGGGGGCGGGCCGCGCCCCTGTCCTTCCCGGCGGCGAGGGCTCCGGCGTGTCCTCCGAGGAGGCCGGCACGTCTTTTGCGGTCGAGGGTGCGGGCGTGGTGCTCGCCGCGCTGCGCGAACGGGACGGCGAGCTGGAGATCAGGCTCGTGGCCGAGCACCCGGTGGCCACCGAGGCCGTGATCCGCGGCCCGTTCGGCGCCGCCCGCCGCGCCGACCTGCTCGGCACGGCGGGCGAACGGCTGGAGGTCGCCGGCGGAGCCGTACGGCTACCGCTGCGCCCCTTCGAGATCGCGACCGTTCACCTGACGAGAGCGGGCTGATCGCGAGAAGGCCGTCCTGCCCGCGGAGCAGCCGGGGCGGGGTTTCGGACGCGCGCCCGGATCCCCCTCACCCCTGTCCCGGAATCCGGGCACGTCCCTACTGTCCGCCCTTTTGTATGTAGGACCTCACGAACTCCTCAGCGTTCTCCTCAAGGACTTCGTCGATCTCGTCGAGAATCGAGTCGACGTCGTCCGAGAGCTTCTCGTTGCGCTCCTGGACGTCGGAGGAATCGACCGTGGTGGTCTCCTCCGTCTCCCTGTCGGTCCGGCCGGTCTGCTTCTGCCCGCCGGTGTCCTTACTCGCCATCTGTGGCACCTCCGCCTGGGGGACGCTTGTGATTCATATCTTCCCCGAACCGGCGGCCGTTGCGCGCGGATCGTCACGCGATCTTTGCGAGACTCCGGCGAGGCCGCTTCGAGACCCTGCCCTGCAAGAGAACCCCCTTCTACCTTCTTGAGGCAAATTCTTCCCACTTGACCGGATAGTACTGCTATCGAATAATTGGCTAGTACCACTATCCAACAAGGGGATCCCATGTCACCGTCGTCGCTGAGCACCGCCGGGGTGCTCCTGATCACCGTGCCCGCCGTCGCCTTCGGCGGGATGTCCCTGCTGGTCGGACACCCGGCCGAACAGGCTGATCTGGCTGGTCGGCGCCGGTGGCGTGTCCCTGGGCGCCGGGACGCCGCTGCTGGGCATCGGCCTCGTCTGACCGCCCCTGTCACAGGGGTCACATATTTACACGTTTCAAATGACACGCCCAGGACCGTTCCAGTTGGCCCGCGGAGGCGCAGAACTGCGATCATTGTCGGGTGAGCACCATCGTCGCCAGCCGGTACAAACTCGTCTCCCCCGTCGGCCGCGGAGCCACGGGCGTCGTCTGGCGCGCCTACGACCTGTTGCTGGAGCGGGAGGTGGCGCTCAAGGAGATCGCCCTCCCACCCGGTCCCCAGGCGGCCGAACGGCGGCGACGGGTGGTCCGCGAGGCGCGGATGGCGGCGCGGCTGAGCCACCGGGGCATCGTCACGGTGCACAACCTGACCGAGGAGGCCGAGCGGCTCTGGATCGTCATGGAGTTCCTGGAGGCGCTGACCCTGCACGACACGCTGGTGCAGGCGGGACCGCTCCCCGCCGAGTTGGTGGCCGGGATGGGAGGCCGGCTCCTGGACGCGCTGCGGCACGCTCACGACGGCGGGGTGATCCACCGTGACATCAAGCCCGCCAACATCATGCTGACCGGCGACCGTGTGGTGCTGGCCGACTTCGGCTTCGCCGCGCCCGAAGGCACGGCGAGCACCTCGACGCGGGGCACGCCGGCGTTCCTCGCGCCGGAGGCCCTGCACGGCCGGGGCGGCACCCGCGAGGCGGACATGTGGTCGTTCGGGGCGACGCTCTACATGGCGGTGGAGGGCAGGAC
It encodes:
- a CDS encoding glycoside hydrolase family 38 N-terminal domain-containing protein produces the protein MTPDIVIVPHTHWDREWYLPFQRFRLGLVRMLDEVLDTMAADPGYRFTMDGQLAALEDYLEIRPERLGEVKGLVAEGRFAAGPWLILADEFLCAGETLIRNLEYGMRGAAGLGGVMRVGYLPDQFGHCAQMPQILRQAGLEHACVWRGVPASVDRDAFAWVGADGTAIRTQYLPGGYGNAVALFSGPAEALPDRLAAFTETMRPWHPTGPLLAMYGADHSAPAADITAAGLRVATLHDYVTAADPAAAGLPAVHGELRSHARANILPGVISARMPAKQVMARAERVVTRYAEPLSALWMPGSTAAAKLLDMAWRRLIACSGHDSITGCGADETAQQVAARIAEAEQIGQAVVDMVSASLAGRAARDTLVVVNPSPFPRTALVLADLPESRAALFAPDGGQVPSQRLELAPTLLDETVMDDLTRLLGRIHERELFGQEILSWSAAEDVFTIVVGRHATTGYDYADLRSAVLGHAAARPGPWRVRTCAEPVVTVAAHVTVAPLGRTVLTSAPPSAKAPHSPGWARPDAGTLDNGLLRVAVAADGTLSLFSAGAEAHGVGRIVDGGDAGDTYNHAPPRDDALVDAPVRVEVEHVCTGPLVSVLEIRREYAWPAGSTPDARSEAVEHVAVTTRAELRAGEPYLRLETSFDNRCRDHRVRWHAPLPLPVAESFSEGQLAVVRRGLTGEGGGGERPLPTFPAEGFVTAGGLAVLLDQVTEYELTGGDLALTLIRSVGLLSSNRNAYRDEPAGPQLPTPAAQCPGPVTVRFAVLPHSGAWHEAGLPRLAEEYRHALLAVPGAGRAPVLPGGEGSGVSSEEAGTSFAVEGAGVVLAALRERDGELEIRLVAEHPVATEAVIRGPFGAARRADLLGTAGERLEVAGGAVRLPLRPFEIATVHLTRAG
- a CDS encoding ubiquitin-like protein Pup gives rise to the protein MASKDTGGQKQTGRTDRETEETTTVDSSDVQERNEKLSDDVDSILDEIDEVLEENAEEFVRSYIQKGGQ
- a CDS encoding serine/threonine-protein kinase — its product is MSTIVASRYKLVSPVGRGATGVVWRAYDLLLEREVALKEIALPPGPQAAERRRRVVREARMAARLSHRGIVTVHNLTEEAERLWIVMEFLEALTLHDTLVQAGPLPAELVAGMGGRLLDALRHAHDGGVIHRDIKPANIMLTGDRVVLADFGFAAPEGTASTSTRGTPAFLAPEALHGRGGTREADMWSFGATLYMAVEGRTPFRTVHSMAALVEALREPARAPRRAGALEPVLRGLLRKDPRARLSAEQTSAMLVKARCSSAA